In one window of Nocardia brasiliensis DNA:
- a CDS encoding serine/threonine protein phosphatase — protein MAAPRTVSPQRISAMLASCGDFELVELVDTGRVINVGVGGGATLIEVDGVPVFAKRIPLTDRELAEPGSTANLFDLPMFCQYGIGGPGFNAWRELAANIIVTDAVLAGETRSFPILYHWRVLPGRAPIADEHADIDAVVTAQGNSPAVRARLEALAAAPSSLVLFSEYIPHPITDWLREDPAGKAAAVEEQFSEIVTFLRDRGLLHMDGHFGNMRTDTERIYLTDFGLALSADFDLSDSERLFVEQHACYDADYAAMRLVNWLVTDIPMLPSGSPITRNEYVLQCAGGHIPPDVPPAIAAIVARHAPAAAKMNAFIWKLFDGEVHAGYHEM, from the coding sequence ATGGCCGCCCCCAGAACTGTCTCACCCCAACGAATCTCGGCGATGCTGGCGTCCTGCGGCGACTTCGAACTGGTCGAACTGGTCGACACCGGTCGTGTCATCAACGTGGGCGTGGGCGGCGGCGCGACGCTTATCGAGGTCGACGGGGTGCCGGTCTTCGCCAAGCGTATCCCGTTGACCGACCGGGAACTGGCCGAGCCCGGTTCCACCGCGAACCTATTCGATCTACCGATGTTCTGCCAGTACGGAATCGGCGGCCCAGGCTTCAACGCCTGGCGCGAACTGGCTGCCAACATCATCGTCACCGACGCCGTGCTGGCCGGCGAGACGCGCTCGTTTCCGATCCTCTACCACTGGCGGGTCCTGCCCGGCCGCGCACCGATCGCCGACGAGCACGCCGATATAGACGCGGTGGTCACTGCGCAGGGCAACAGTCCGGCCGTGCGTGCCCGCCTCGAGGCGCTGGCCGCCGCACCGAGCAGCCTGGTGTTGTTCTCCGAGTACATTCCACATCCGATAACCGACTGGCTGCGCGAAGACCCCGCCGGTAAAGCGGCCGCGGTCGAGGAGCAGTTCTCCGAGATTGTGACGTTCCTGCGCGATCGCGGGTTGCTGCACATGGACGGACATTTCGGCAACATGCGCACCGATACCGAGCGGATCTATCTGACCGACTTCGGGCTGGCTCTCTCGGCGGACTTCGACCTGTCCGACAGCGAACGTCTCTTCGTCGAACAACACGCCTGCTACGACGCCGATTACGCCGCGATGCGTCTCGTCAACTGGCTGGTGACCGATATCCCGATGCTGCCCAGCGGCAGTCCGATCACCCGCAACGAGTACGTACTCCAGTGCGCCGGTGGGCATATCCCGCCGGACGTGCCACCGGCGATCGCCGCGATCGTGGCCCGCCACGCGCCCGCCGCCGCGAAGATGAACGCCTTCATCTGGAAGCTATTCGACGGCGAGGTCCACGCCGGGTACCACGAGATGTAA
- a CDS encoding MerR family transcriptional regulator, whose protein sequence is MGELSISELRERTGLASSALRFYERKGLLQTSGRAGGKRCFDERAVEQVAFIDLLKSAGFTLAEIARFVAQSDGDESSWRAMTSGKVRQLDEQIEQIQQAQVVLRHLLDCRHEQLDYCPEHRRILRAHAATLAAAERSSSTR, encoded by the coding sequence ATGGGTGAACTATCGATATCCGAACTCCGCGAACGCACCGGACTCGCTTCGTCGGCGCTGCGCTTCTACGAGCGCAAGGGTCTGCTGCAAACATCAGGACGCGCGGGTGGCAAACGGTGCTTCGACGAACGCGCGGTCGAACAGGTCGCCTTCATCGATCTACTCAAGTCGGCCGGCTTCACGCTCGCCGAGATCGCGCGGTTTGTCGCTCAGTCCGATGGTGACGAATCAAGTTGGCGGGCAATGACCTCGGGCAAGGTGCGCCAACTCGACGAGCAGATCGAGCAGATCCAGCAGGCGCAAGTGGTCTTGCGACACCTGCTCGACTGCCGACACGAGCAGCTCGACTATTGCCCCGAGCACCGCCGCATCCTGCGCGCACACGCCGCCACACTGGCCGCCGCCGAACGCTCGAGCTCAACCCGCTGA
- a CDS encoding SDR family NAD(P)-dependent oxidoreductase, which translates to MADTAGVAVVTGAGRGIGLAIVRALVDNGFTVVAGSRTITPQLRAATPDAVEVDLTGADGSVRLIRHTMDRHGGIDLLVNNVAGTSTPAGGFLALGDDSWQHTFDATLMSTVRTTRAALPSLLHRQGTIVNIGSINARLPQARLVAQSAAKAAVSNLGKALAEEFGGQGLRVNTISPGPVLTDLWTTPGGPGDTLARKAGVPLSDVAAQLPAILGMSTGRFTSPEEIAALVVFLASGHAPNISGAELIIDGGMLKTL; encoded by the coding sequence GTGGCTGACACAGCAGGTGTGGCGGTGGTGACCGGAGCCGGGCGAGGGATCGGGCTGGCGATCGTGCGCGCACTGGTCGACAACGGATTCACCGTGGTCGCCGGCAGTCGCACGATCACCCCACAGCTGCGCGCGGCGACTCCGGACGCGGTCGAGGTGGATCTGACCGGCGCGGACGGCTCGGTCCGCCTGATCCGCCACACGATGGACCGGCACGGCGGTATCGACCTGCTCGTCAACAATGTCGCAGGTACCTCGACCCCGGCCGGTGGCTTTCTCGCGCTCGGCGACGACTCGTGGCAGCACACCTTTGACGCGACGCTCATGTCAACCGTTCGCACGACCAGGGCAGCGTTGCCGAGTCTGCTGCATCGGCAGGGCACGATCGTCAACATCGGCTCGATCAACGCCAGACTGCCGCAGGCGCGGTTGGTCGCCCAGTCCGCCGCGAAGGCCGCGGTGTCGAATCTCGGCAAAGCGCTCGCCGAAGAGTTCGGCGGACAAGGTCTGCGCGTGAACACGATCTCCCCCGGCCCGGTGCTCACCGACCTGTGGACGACCCCCGGCGGCCCCGGCGACACCCTCGCCCGAAAAGCGGGCGTTCCGCTCAGCGACGTCGCGGCGCAACTACCCGCGATACTGGGCATGTCCACCGGCCGATTCACCAGCCCCGAGGAGATCGCGGCCCTCGTCGTGTTCCTCGCATCCGGCCACGCGCCGAACATCAGTGGCGCGGAACTGATCATCGACGGCGGCATGCTCAAGACCCTCTAG
- a CDS encoding TetR/AcrR family transcriptional regulator: MARAGLTAERITRAAADLADAIGFDGVTMSALAKQFGVKDASLYSHVKNLQELRARVTMLAAVEKTELIATAVAGRAGRDALAAFAHTWRDYALRHPGRYAATQAPVPPGLVNPDPALARGIELTYGMLRAYGLAEPDLTDAVRLLRSTFHGYAALEAGGGFNHSRDTAASWERIIDALHVTLEQWPREKKDES, from the coding sequence ATGGCACGGGCGGGGCTCACCGCGGAGCGGATCACGCGGGCGGCGGCCGATCTCGCGGACGCGATCGGGTTCGACGGCGTCACGATGTCGGCGCTGGCCAAGCAGTTCGGGGTCAAGGACGCGAGCCTGTACTCCCACGTCAAGAACCTGCAGGAGCTGCGGGCGCGGGTGACGATGCTGGCGGCGGTGGAGAAGACCGAACTCATCGCGACCGCCGTCGCGGGGCGCGCGGGCCGTGACGCCCTCGCGGCGTTCGCGCACACCTGGCGCGATTACGCCCTGCGCCACCCGGGTCGCTACGCCGCGACTCAAGCGCCGGTGCCGCCCGGACTGGTGAATCCCGACCCCGCCCTCGCCCGCGGCATCGAACTCACCTACGGCATGCTGCGCGCCTACGGGCTGGCCGAGCCGGACCTCACCGACGCGGTCCGACTGCTGCGCAGCACTTTTCACGGCTATGCCGCATTGGAGGCCGGCGGCGGGTTCAACCATTCCCGCGACACGGCGGCCTCCTGGGAACGCATCATCGACGCCCTGCACGTCACGCTCGAGCAGTGGCCCCGCGAGAAGAAGGATGAATCATGA
- a CDS encoding alpha/beta fold hydrolase: MKSGTLQVPGATLFYEERGSGPLLVLLPGSGADAAMFDHVAQVLVPHFTVLAADPRGYSRSPLDGPPVDQRVEVMSDDIHRLIEDRAPAGESVYVFGASGGAVVALDLLARHPERLALVVAHEPPSFGVLPDAADHRAFVDEVYALFHREGAAVAGAHFAAGVGAQLRGMPDPATLPPRAADMVARVMANLPIMLEHELRQITSYLPDETALTEHADRLVLAVGAESPGTLPYRPATTLAERLGARLVEFPGGHGGLNQHPGPFAQKLLDLLLSARTGPSAT; this comes from the coding sequence ATGAAGTCCGGCACGCTGCAAGTCCCTGGCGCAACGCTGTTCTATGAGGAACGCGGCAGCGGCCCGCTGCTTGTTCTGCTGCCGGGCAGTGGCGCCGACGCCGCGATGTTCGATCATGTCGCACAGGTGCTGGTGCCGCACTTCACGGTGCTGGCCGCCGACCCGCGCGGCTATTCGCGCAGCCCGCTCGACGGCCCGCCGGTGGATCAACGGGTCGAGGTGATGAGCGACGACATCCATCGCCTCATTGAAGACCGCGCTCCCGCAGGCGAATCCGTCTACGTCTTCGGGGCCAGCGGCGGTGCGGTGGTCGCGCTGGATCTGCTCGCTCGCCACCCCGAGCGGCTGGCCCTCGTCGTCGCCCACGAACCGCCGTCGTTCGGCGTGCTGCCCGACGCGGCGGACCATCGCGCGTTCGTCGACGAGGTCTACGCCCTGTTCCACCGCGAAGGCGCGGCCGTCGCCGGCGCCCATTTCGCGGCCGGTGTCGGCGCGCAACTGCGCGGCATGCCGGACCCGGCGACGCTGCCGCCGCGCGCCGCCGACATGGTCGCCCGGGTCATGGCCAACCTCCCGATCATGCTGGAACACGAACTGCGGCAGATCACTTCGTATCTACCCGACGAAACCGCGCTCACCGAGCACGCCGACCGACTCGTGCTCGCCGTCGGCGCCGAGTCCCCCGGCACCCTTCCCTACCGACCGGCCACCACCCTCGCCGAACGCCTCGGCGCCCGGCTGGTCGAATTCCCCGGCGGCCACGGCGGCCTCAACCAACACCCCGGACCCTTCGCCCAAAAACTCCTGGACCTCCTTCTCTCCGCCCGCACCGGCCCAAGCGCCACATAG
- a CDS encoding shikimate kinase, with translation MAAILVTGMSGTGKSTALIALAHRGFPVVDTDYGDWIEELPHADGTGSEPQWREARVEALLAHHERSGQPLFIGGAVSNQVRFYPRFDEIVLLSAPVPVILDRIAHRDTNPFGKTAAERERIMADIAEIEPLLRSVATVEIDTSKPLAEVVDRLAALAGPPSIAAQRPTDPA, from the coding sequence GTGGCGGCTATTTTGGTGACAGGCATGTCCGGCACCGGGAAATCCACGGCGCTGATCGCGCTGGCGCACCGGGGATTCCCGGTGGTGGACACCGATTACGGCGACTGGATCGAGGAACTTCCACACGCCGACGGCACCGGCTCGGAGCCACAGTGGCGCGAAGCGCGCGTCGAAGCACTGCTCGCACACCACGAACGGTCCGGCCAACCACTGTTCATCGGAGGCGCCGTAAGCAACCAGGTCCGGTTCTATCCTCGATTCGACGAGATCGTCCTGCTCAGCGCCCCGGTGCCGGTCATCCTCGACCGCATAGCGCATCGCGACACCAACCCCTTCGGCAAGACCGCCGCAGAACGCGAACGAATCATGGCCGATATCGCCGAAATCGAACCATTGCTGCGCTCGGTGGCGACTGTCGAGATCGATACGAGCAAACCGTTGGCCGAGGTAGTCGACCGGCTGGCGGCACTCGCGGGACCGCCGTCGATTGCCGCGCAGCGCCCGACTGACCCAGCCTGA
- a CDS encoding dihydrofolate reductase family protein, whose amino-acid sequence MTNSTTRRVTANISLTLDGRYNGPGGPGDLSAIVPYASTEVARNYLTRIWENATIAVLGRNSAEGFLGYWPTVATDENADPRERGYAKWLVDTDKVILSSTLAEAPWERARVVDAPAADVITDLRTTGEGEILVNTSPTVVKALLAADLIDRLYLMITPEIAGGGQRLFDDGLPGSKWTLTHQESGESGEMALVFDRAR is encoded by the coding sequence ATGACGAACTCGACCACACGCAGGGTCACCGCGAACATCAGCCTCACCCTCGACGGGCGCTACAACGGACCCGGCGGACCCGGCGATCTCAGCGCGATCGTCCCATACGCCAGCACCGAGGTCGCGCGCAACTACCTCACTCGCATCTGGGAGAACGCGACGATCGCGGTACTCGGCCGCAACAGCGCCGAAGGATTCCTGGGATATTGGCCGACAGTCGCCACAGACGAAAACGCCGATCCGCGCGAACGTGGGTACGCGAAGTGGCTGGTGGATACCGACAAGGTGATCCTGTCGAGCACCTTGGCCGAAGCGCCGTGGGAACGCGCCCGTGTGGTCGACGCGCCGGCCGCCGACGTCATCACCGACCTCCGAACGACCGGCGAGGGCGAGATACTCGTCAACACCAGCCCGACCGTGGTCAAGGCACTGCTCGCCGCGGACCTGATCGACCGGCTATACCTCATGATCACCCCCGAGATCGCCGGGGGCGGACAGCGGTTGTTCGACGACGGCCTGCCTGGTTCGAAGTGGACGCTCACTCACCAGGAGAGCGGCGAATCGGGTGAGATGGCCTTGGTCTTCGACCGCGCACGCTGA